Proteins co-encoded in one Rhopalosiphum maidis isolate BTI-1 chromosome 2, ASM367621v3, whole genome shotgun sequence genomic window:
- the LOC113554432 gene encoding myb-like protein P yields MEWKNNVPEGKINKTSGSGSQNRRPSGGGNKKANDTVEYFGTTQKPKSKRKPKKESKMINIEEFVCTYGTGNNIVSSEPIKAAATFPVTTNAWARKKGSELFAKAKDDNEEEKMLKMAIAESIKSAEEHSRTKDSSWKNDQENAIGTEDQMFQKKHNSQNKKNSRGSKESRSINCWNNSSFAKESDDYGFSSEHNKTNKSPKVGILWEDDSKNNRSKERKDIKSKSKHIQKDKPKENKPSPTDSPLKPEKKLRQRGDWKETFIKDNYQPERNVRSNDIDDQRPQPQAHDWSVLTSGWNKPEEKKDEKKPSNMWNGDVNVNVSKNKWDSSNWSSEPVKTESVDIWSSDRPKSNSVVWNDPVEAKDDGIDEKLIQSERKEIKPNVFGFTDSWGPMSTQIKEPPKPIESPKFVEKKPLPAPDFNRYLLEALSQSSPYTVPPHTEPQISQTNTDSLYSNLESVLPKTSSSVLETNNSPEFLSNLHFLANMTQICDRLGLNNKQLLSDLPVGATSSGVEPDLLQQPPTLNQIQQNLNWSQKTTQKVYQPFQPVLQQQSDFMLPNQLLQSQQHQQQQQQQQQQQQQQQQQQQQQQQQQQQTSFMPANSSNFNLTGNNAFPALNLDLNPQFNNLIYPNPLVPPPNGLYPYQHQTNIERLANLSLGQDKMNFPMYNLVQDKQTRLNDSSFNSVREPMKQSKPVQPNVFMPNTLPNSYNFNIDPSPPLFPANLFYAQMPQDVNYVQPNQQQFHNFKEQNMQHMFGNQKLEHQVLRDKMLNVGNPYLKD; encoded by the exons ATGGAATGGAAGAACAATGTTCCAGAagg aaaaataaataaaacttcagGTTCAGGTTCTCAAAATAGAAGACCTTCTGGTGGTGGCAATAAAAAAGCAAACGACACTGTTGAATATTTTGG caCTACACAAAAACCCAAATCTAAGCGTAAGCCTAAAAAAGAAAGCAAAATGATCAATATTGAAGAATTTGTATGCACATATGGCactggtaataatattgttagttcAGAGCCAATTAAAGCTGCTGCAACATTCC ctgTTACTACAAATGCTTGGGCACGCAAAAAAGGGTCAGAACTGTTTGCTAAAGCCAAAGATGATaatgaagaagaaaaaatgttaaaaatggcAATAGCTGAAAGTATTAAAAGTGCCGAAGAACATTCTCGAACCAAAGATTCCTCTtg gAAAAATGACCAAGAAAATGCTATTGGTACTGAGGACCAGATGTtccaaaaaaaacataattcccAAAACAAAAAGAATTCTAGAGGATCTAAAGAATCTAGATCCATAAATTGTTGGAATAACAGTTCATTTGCTAAAGAATCAGACGACTATGGTTTTTCATCTGAAcacaataaaactaataaaagtcCTAAAGTCGGGATACTCTGGGAAGATGATTCCAAGAACAATAGGTCCAAAGAGCGCAAAGACATTAAAAGCAAGTCAAAACATATTCAAAAAGACAAACCTAAAGAAAATAAACCATCACCTACTGACAGTCCACTTAAgccagaaaaaaaacttaggcAAAGGGGTGACTGGAAGGAAACGTTCATTAAAGACAACTATCAACCTGAAAGAAATGTGAGGTCAAATGACATTGATGATCAAAGACCTCAACCTCAAGCCCATGATTGGAGTGTTCTCACATCTGGTTGGAACAAAccagaagaaaaaaaagatgaaaaaaaGCCGTCCAACATGTGGAATGGTGATGTAAATGTCAATGTATCCAAAAATAAATGGGATTCTTCCAACTGGTCTTCAGAGCCCGTCAAAACGGAATCTGTGGATATTTGGAGCAGTGATCGCCCCAAAAGTAATTCAGTTGTTTGGAATGACCCAGTAGAAGCTAAAGATGATGGCATTGATGAAAAACTCATTCAGTCCGAACGGAAAGAAATTAAGCCTAACGTGTTTGGCTTTACTGATTCTTGGGGACCAATGAGTACTCAAATTAAAGAACCTCCCAAACCTATCGAAAGCCCTAAGTTTGTTGAGAAAAAACCACTGCCAGCTCCTGATTTCAATAGGTACCTTTTGGAAGCTCTTAGTCAGAGCTCGCCATATACTGTGCCACCACACACAGAACCCCAAATATCTCAGACAAATACTGATAGTCTGTATTCCAACTTGGAATCTGTCCTTCCAAAAACCTCTAGTTCGGTGTTAGAAACGAACAATTCGCCAGAGTTCCTTTCCAACTTACACTTTTTGGCCAACATGACCCAAATATGTGATAGGCTGGGtctcaacaataaacaattactTTCAGACTTGCCAGTTGGTGCAACTAGTAGTGGTGTTGAACCCGATTTACTTCAACAACCACCTACGTTGAATCAGATACAGCAGAATCTGAACTGGAGCCAAAAGACTACCCAAAAAGTGTACCAGCCGTTCCAGCCTGTGCTGCAACAGCAATCAGACTTTATGTTGCCTAACCAGTTACTGCAATCTCAACAACatcagcaacagcagcagcagcaacaacagcagcagcagcagcagcaacagcaacagcaacaacaacaacaacagcagcagcagacATCGTTTATGCCTGCTAATTCAAGCAACTTCAATCTAACTGGTAACAATGCGTTTCCAGCATTAAACTTAGATCTTAACCCTCAATTCAATAATCTCATATATCCTAACCCATTAGTACCACCACCTAATGGTCTGTACCCCTATCAACATCAGACTAACATCGAAAGGTTAGCCAATCTATCGCTTGGGCAggataaaatgaattttccCATGTATAATCTGGTCCAGGACAAACAGACACGACTAAATGACTCGTCGTTTAATTCTGTCCGAGAACCAATGAAACAATCCAAACCAGTGCAGCCGAATGTGTTCATGCCCAACACACTGCCCAACTCTTACAATTTCAACATCGATCCATCCCCTCCATTGTTTCCTGCCAACCTGTTTTATGCACAGATGCCTCAAGATGTGAACTATGTGCAACCTAACCAGCAGCAGTTCCACAACTTTAAAGAGCAAAACATGCAACACATGTTTGGCAACCAGAAACTGGAGCATCAAGTTCTCAGAGACAAGATGTTGAATGTGGGCAATCcatatttaaaagattaa
- the LOC113553188 gene encoding uncharacterized protein LOC113553188 isoform X4, protein MDKKKSFKTKRSKVDSTNNTKNDVKKNQVEDKKQGKKSLKEKNNEKVQDKPNECVEYNKKKKTNNIIELNSLCKTIDKDKEIDHGDNVLDSSPSTDNRNSHEEQASNQSFCKDQKDSNKHKSKQNKANNRYKIDLNKEIECKSINDDKEGWTDKKKNQSRFSNRQISHVSHKFDKKKAVDRDNIDLNKDTFKSRSYEKGRNSYNTNNQNQRKNEISISENFKQNKAQNRSNSDLHGKSLIYYENCIFEEIDEDLFKLSKDYSLAHCVAEDLRMGAGIAVEFKRIFGGVGKLIDQKLKIGDVGIVERHNQYAFYLVTKKFSNGKPTINTMEKVLRSLVIIMKKLNLTKLGIPKIGCGLDKLDWSDTRSLIIDIFSGSGIDITVCVPSKLIDSKIPQRLNVYIAPCNLWEMMAKTIIVLFIDLEQVCKKNWKDSVVDNVDTKYPFKQNLLKDVKNNKFDPGAITKYTVNNEEIICIFITQNALYSSLEDGFRSIDKALKYYKFLAIQSGPIEPTDNFKHISWIVLIVRSISHSCELWLCGDVSQTNVIYYDQYCKNLNRSSMSYSFQSSSPIQNNNKYISNRHSLNTKETSNQKQIHNSMCEAKVQNITRTFIYIDC, encoded by the exons ATGgataaaaagaaaagttttaaaactaaaag gaGTAAAGTAGACTCAACAAATAACACAAAGAATGATGTAAAAAAGAACCAAGTTGAAGATAAGAAACaaggaaaaaaatcattaaaagagAA gaatAATGAAAAAGTTCAAGATAAACCCAATGAGTGTGTCGAatacaataagaaaaaaaaaacaaacaatataattgagCTAAATTCATTATGTAAAACTATAGACAAAGACAAAGAAATTGATCATGGTGATAATGTATTAGATTCATCACCATCCACTGacaa caGGAACAGTCATGAAGAACAAGCCAGTAATCAATCTTTTTGTAAAGATCAAAAGGATtccaataaacataaatcaaaacaaaataaagcaaataatagatataaaattgatttaaataaagaaatagaaTGTAAATCAATCAATGATGATAAAGAAGG atgGAccgacaagaaaaaaaatcaaagtagATTTTCTAACAGACAAATTTCACACGTTTctcataaatttgataaaaaaaaagcggTTGATAGAGACAACATTGATTTGAATAAGGATACATTTAAATCAAGAAGTTATGAAAAAGG gaGGAATTcttacaatacaaataatcaaaatcaaagAAAGAATGAAATATCTATTAGTGAGAattttaaacagaataaaGCGCAAAATAGAAGCAACAGCGATTTACATGggaaatcattaatttattatgaaaactg tatttttgagGAAATCGATGAAGATCTTTTCAAGTTATCAAAAGATTATTCTCTTGCTCATTGTGTTGCTGAAGATTTACGAATGGGAGCGGGTATAGCTGttgaatttaa acGCATTTTTGGTGGTGTTGGTAAACTAATTGatcagaaattaaaaataggtgATGTTGGTATAGTTGAACGCCATAATCAATATGCTTTTTATttggtaacaaaaaaatttagtaatgGTAAAcctacaataaatacaatggaAAAAGTTCTTCGTTCACTTGTCATCATTatgaagaaattaaatttaacgaaaTTAGGAATACCCAAAATTGGCTGTGGATTGGATAAACTTGATTGGTCTGATACAAGATCTctcataattgatattttttctggATCTGGTATTGACATAACTGTATGTGTACCTTCTAAA TTAATAGATTCGAAAATACCACAGagattaaatgtttacattgcACCATGTAATTTATGGGAGATGATGGCCAAAACCATAATTGTCTTATTTATTGACTTAGAACAAGTATGCAAAAAGAATTGGAAAGACAGTGTAGTTGATAATGTGGACACTAAATATCCATTCaaacaaaa tttattaaaagacgttaaaaacaataaatttgacCCTGGTGCCATAACAAAATACACTGTTAATAACGAAgagataatttgtatatttattacgcAAAACGCATTATACAGTTCCTTAGAAGATGGATTCAGATCCATAGATAAagcgttaaaatattataagtttttggCTATTCAAAGTGGCCCTATTGAACCTactgataattttaaacatatatcatGGATAGTATTAATAGTACGTTCAATTAGTCACTCTTGTGAATTATGGTTATGTGGTGATGTCAGTCAAACAAatgtcatatattatgatcaatattgtaaaaatttgaacagATCTTCTATGAGTTATTCATTTCAATCAAGTTCTCCAAtacaaaacaacaacaaatatattagtaatcgTCATAGTTTAAACACGAAAGAAACAAGTAATCAAAAACAGATACATAATTCTAT GTGTGAGGCCaaggtacaaaatataacaagaacatttatttatattgattgctAG
- the LOC113553188 gene encoding probable serine/threonine-protein kinase DDB_G0283337 isoform X1, translated as MDKKKSFKTKRSKVDSTNNTKNDVKKNQVEDKKQGKKSLKEKNNEKVQDKPNECVEYNKKKKTNNIIELNSLCKTIDKDKEIDHGDNVLDSSPSTDNRNSHEEQASNQSFCKDQKDSNKHKSKQNKANNRYKIDLNKEIECKSINDDKEGRNNKKKNQVSNKNVSEKPNYSKSDQNQSIFPERENIDLNDIHKTINDDKEGWTDKKKNQSRFSNRQISHVSHKFDKKKAVDRDNIDLNKDTFKSRSYEKGRNSYNTNNQNQRKNEISISENFKQNKAQNRSNSDLHGKSLIYYENCIFEEIDEDLFKLSKDYSLAHCVAEDLRMGAGIAVEFKRIFGGVGKLIDQKLKIGDVGIVERHNQYAFYLVTKKFSNGKPTINTMEKVLRSLVIIMKKLNLTKLGIPKIGCGLDKLDWSDTRSLIIDIFSGSGIDITVCVPSKLIDSKIPQRLNVYIAPCNLWEMMAKTIIVLFIDLEQVCKKNWKDSVVDNVDTKYPFKQNLLKDVKNNKFDPGAITKYTVNNEEIICIFITQNALYSSLEDGFRSIDKALKYYKFLAIQSGPIEPTDNFKHISWIVLIVRSISHSCELWLCGDVSQTNVIYYDQYCKNLNRSSMSYSFQSSSPIQNNNKYISNRHSLNTKETSNQKQIHNSMCEAKVQNITRTFIYIDC; from the exons ATGgataaaaagaaaagttttaaaactaaaag gaGTAAAGTAGACTCAACAAATAACACAAAGAATGATGTAAAAAAGAACCAAGTTGAAGATAAGAAACaaggaaaaaaatcattaaaagagAA gaatAATGAAAAAGTTCAAGATAAACCCAATGAGTGTGTCGAatacaataagaaaaaaaaaacaaacaatataattgagCTAAATTCATTATGTAAAACTATAGACAAAGACAAAGAAATTGATCATGGTGATAATGTATTAGATTCATCACCATCCACTGacaa caGGAACAGTCATGAAGAACAAGCCAGTAATCAATCTTTTTGTAAAGATCAAAAGGATtccaataaacataaatcaaaacaaaataaagcaaataatagatataaaattgatttaaataaagaaatagaaTGTAAATCAATCAATGATGATAAAGAAGG acggaataacaaaaaaaaaaatcaagttagtaataaaaatgttagtgaAAAACCAAACTATAGTAAAAGTGATCAAAACCAAAGCATATTTCCTGAAAGAGAGAACATTGATTTGaatgatatacataaaacaataaatgatgATAAAGAAGG atgGAccgacaagaaaaaaaatcaaagtagATTTTCTAACAGACAAATTTCACACGTTTctcataaatttgataaaaaaaaagcggTTGATAGAGACAACATTGATTTGAATAAGGATACATTTAAATCAAGAAGTTATGAAAAAGG gaGGAATTcttacaatacaaataatcaaaatcaaagAAAGAATGAAATATCTATTAGTGAGAattttaaacagaataaaGCGCAAAATAGAAGCAACAGCGATTTACATGggaaatcattaatttattatgaaaactg tatttttgagGAAATCGATGAAGATCTTTTCAAGTTATCAAAAGATTATTCTCTTGCTCATTGTGTTGCTGAAGATTTACGAATGGGAGCGGGTATAGCTGttgaatttaa acGCATTTTTGGTGGTGTTGGTAAACTAATTGatcagaaattaaaaataggtgATGTTGGTATAGTTGAACGCCATAATCAATATGCTTTTTATttggtaacaaaaaaatttagtaatgGTAAAcctacaataaatacaatggaAAAAGTTCTTCGTTCACTTGTCATCATTatgaagaaattaaatttaacgaaaTTAGGAATACCCAAAATTGGCTGTGGATTGGATAAACTTGATTGGTCTGATACAAGATCTctcataattgatattttttctggATCTGGTATTGACATAACTGTATGTGTACCTTCTAAA TTAATAGATTCGAAAATACCACAGagattaaatgtttacattgcACCATGTAATTTATGGGAGATGATGGCCAAAACCATAATTGTCTTATTTATTGACTTAGAACAAGTATGCAAAAAGAATTGGAAAGACAGTGTAGTTGATAATGTGGACACTAAATATCCATTCaaacaaaa tttattaaaagacgttaaaaacaataaatttgacCCTGGTGCCATAACAAAATACACTGTTAATAACGAAgagataatttgtatatttattacgcAAAACGCATTATACAGTTCCTTAGAAGATGGATTCAGATCCATAGATAAagcgttaaaatattataagtttttggCTATTCAAAGTGGCCCTATTGAACCTactgataattttaaacatatatcatGGATAGTATTAATAGTACGTTCAATTAGTCACTCTTGTGAATTATGGTTATGTGGTGATGTCAGTCAAACAAatgtcatatattatgatcaatattgtaaaaatttgaacagATCTTCTATGAGTTATTCATTTCAATCAAGTTCTCCAAtacaaaacaacaacaaatatattagtaatcgTCATAGTTTAAACACGAAAGAAACAAGTAATCAAAAACAGATACATAATTCTAT GTGTGAGGCCaaggtacaaaatataacaagaacatttatttatattgattgctAG
- the LOC113553188 gene encoding uncharacterized protein LOC113553188 isoform X2, with translation MDKKKSFKTKRSKVDSTNNTKNDVKKNQVEDKKQGKKSLKEKNNEKVQDKPNECVEYNKKKKTNNIIELNSLCKTIDKDKEIDHGDNVLDSSPSTDKNSHEEQASNQSFCKDQKDSNKHKSKQNKANNRYKIDLNKEIECKSINDDKEGRNNKKKNQVSNKNVSEKPNYSKSDQNQSIFPERENIDLNDIHKTINDDKEGWTDKKKNQSRFSNRQISHVSHKFDKKKAVDRDNIDLNKDTFKSRSYEKGRNSYNTNNQNQRKNEISISENFKQNKAQNRSNSDLHGKSLIYYENCIFEEIDEDLFKLSKDYSLAHCVAEDLRMGAGIAVEFKRIFGGVGKLIDQKLKIGDVGIVERHNQYAFYLVTKKFSNGKPTINTMEKVLRSLVIIMKKLNLTKLGIPKIGCGLDKLDWSDTRSLIIDIFSGSGIDITVCVPSKLIDSKIPQRLNVYIAPCNLWEMMAKTIIVLFIDLEQVCKKNWKDSVVDNVDTKYPFKQNLLKDVKNNKFDPGAITKYTVNNEEIICIFITQNALYSSLEDGFRSIDKALKYYKFLAIQSGPIEPTDNFKHISWIVLIVRSISHSCELWLCGDVSQTNVIYYDQYCKNLNRSSMSYSFQSSSPIQNNNKYISNRHSLNTKETSNQKQIHNSMCEAKVQNITRTFIYIDC, from the exons ATGgataaaaagaaaagttttaaaactaaaag gaGTAAAGTAGACTCAACAAATAACACAAAGAATGATGTAAAAAAGAACCAAGTTGAAGATAAGAAACaaggaaaaaaatcattaaaagagAA gaatAATGAAAAAGTTCAAGATAAACCCAATGAGTGTGTCGAatacaataagaaaaaaaaaacaaacaatataattgagCTAAATTCATTATGTAAAACTATAGACAAAGACAAAGAAATTGATCATGGTGATAATGTATTAGATTCATCACCATCCACTGacaa GAACAGTCATGAAGAACAAGCCAGTAATCAATCTTTTTGTAAAGATCAAAAGGATtccaataaacataaatcaaaacaaaataaagcaaataatagatataaaattgatttaaataaagaaatagaaTGTAAATCAATCAATGATGATAAAGAAGG acggaataacaaaaaaaaaaatcaagttagtaataaaaatgttagtgaAAAACCAAACTATAGTAAAAGTGATCAAAACCAAAGCATATTTCCTGAAAGAGAGAACATTGATTTGaatgatatacataaaacaataaatgatgATAAAGAAGG atgGAccgacaagaaaaaaaatcaaagtagATTTTCTAACAGACAAATTTCACACGTTTctcataaatttgataaaaaaaaagcggTTGATAGAGACAACATTGATTTGAATAAGGATACATTTAAATCAAGAAGTTATGAAAAAGG gaGGAATTcttacaatacaaataatcaaaatcaaagAAAGAATGAAATATCTATTAGTGAGAattttaaacagaataaaGCGCAAAATAGAAGCAACAGCGATTTACATGggaaatcattaatttattatgaaaactg tatttttgagGAAATCGATGAAGATCTTTTCAAGTTATCAAAAGATTATTCTCTTGCTCATTGTGTTGCTGAAGATTTACGAATGGGAGCGGGTATAGCTGttgaatttaa acGCATTTTTGGTGGTGTTGGTAAACTAATTGatcagaaattaaaaataggtgATGTTGGTATAGTTGAACGCCATAATCAATATGCTTTTTATttggtaacaaaaaaatttagtaatgGTAAAcctacaataaatacaatggaAAAAGTTCTTCGTTCACTTGTCATCATTatgaagaaattaaatttaacgaaaTTAGGAATACCCAAAATTGGCTGTGGATTGGATAAACTTGATTGGTCTGATACAAGATCTctcataattgatattttttctggATCTGGTATTGACATAACTGTATGTGTACCTTCTAAA TTAATAGATTCGAAAATACCACAGagattaaatgtttacattgcACCATGTAATTTATGGGAGATGATGGCCAAAACCATAATTGTCTTATTTATTGACTTAGAACAAGTATGCAAAAAGAATTGGAAAGACAGTGTAGTTGATAATGTGGACACTAAATATCCATTCaaacaaaa tttattaaaagacgttaaaaacaataaatttgacCCTGGTGCCATAACAAAATACACTGTTAATAACGAAgagataatttgtatatttattacgcAAAACGCATTATACAGTTCCTTAGAAGATGGATTCAGATCCATAGATAAagcgttaaaatattataagtttttggCTATTCAAAGTGGCCCTATTGAACCTactgataattttaaacatatatcatGGATAGTATTAATAGTACGTTCAATTAGTCACTCTTGTGAATTATGGTTATGTGGTGATGTCAGTCAAACAAatgtcatatattatgatcaatattgtaaaaatttgaacagATCTTCTATGAGTTATTCATTTCAATCAAGTTCTCCAAtacaaaacaacaacaaatatattagtaatcgTCATAGTTTAAACACGAAAGAAACAAGTAATCAAAAACAGATACATAATTCTAT GTGTGAGGCCaaggtacaaaatataacaagaacatttatttatattgattgctAG
- the LOC113553188 gene encoding probable serine/threonine-protein kinase DDB_G0283337 isoform X3: MDKKKSFKTKRSKVDSTNNTKNDVKKNQVEDKKQGKKSLKEKNNEKVQDKPNECVEYNKKKKTNNIIELNSLCKTIDKDKEIDHGDNVLDSSPSTDNRNSHEEQASNQSFCKDQKDSNKHKSKQNKANNRYKIDLNKEIECKSINDDKEGRNNKKKNQVSNKNVSEKPNYSKSDQNQSIFPERENIDLNDIHKTINDDKEGWTDKKKNQSRFSNRQISHVSHKFDKKKAVDRDNIDLNKDTFKSRSYEKGRNSYNTNNQNQRKNEISISENFKQNKAQNRSNSDLHGKSLIYYENCIFEEIDEDLFKLSKDYSLAHCVAEDLRMGAGIAVEFKRIFGGVGKLIDQKLKIGDVGIVERHNQYAFYLVTKKFSNGKPTINTMEKVLRSLVIIMKKLNLTKLGIPKIGCGLDKLDWSDTRSLIIDIFSGSGIDITVCVPSKLIDSKIPQRLNVYIAPCNLWEMMAKTIIVLFIDLEQVCKKNWKDSVVDNVDTKYPFKQNLLKDVKNNKFDPGAITKYTVNNEEIICIFITQNALYSSLEDGFRSIDKALKYYKFLAIQSGPIEPTDNFKHISWIVLIVRSISHSCELWLCGDVSQTNVIYYDQYCKNLNRSSMSYSFQSSSPIQNNNKYISNRHSLNTKETSNQKQIHNSM; the protein is encoded by the exons ATGgataaaaagaaaagttttaaaactaaaag gaGTAAAGTAGACTCAACAAATAACACAAAGAATGATGTAAAAAAGAACCAAGTTGAAGATAAGAAACaaggaaaaaaatcattaaaagagAA gaatAATGAAAAAGTTCAAGATAAACCCAATGAGTGTGTCGAatacaataagaaaaaaaaaacaaacaatataattgagCTAAATTCATTATGTAAAACTATAGACAAAGACAAAGAAATTGATCATGGTGATAATGTATTAGATTCATCACCATCCACTGacaa caGGAACAGTCATGAAGAACAAGCCAGTAATCAATCTTTTTGTAAAGATCAAAAGGATtccaataaacataaatcaaaacaaaataaagcaaataatagatataaaattgatttaaataaagaaatagaaTGTAAATCAATCAATGATGATAAAGAAGG acggaataacaaaaaaaaaaatcaagttagtaataaaaatgttagtgaAAAACCAAACTATAGTAAAAGTGATCAAAACCAAAGCATATTTCCTGAAAGAGAGAACATTGATTTGaatgatatacataaaacaataaatgatgATAAAGAAGG atgGAccgacaagaaaaaaaatcaaagtagATTTTCTAACAGACAAATTTCACACGTTTctcataaatttgataaaaaaaaagcggTTGATAGAGACAACATTGATTTGAATAAGGATACATTTAAATCAAGAAGTTATGAAAAAGG gaGGAATTcttacaatacaaataatcaaaatcaaagAAAGAATGAAATATCTATTAGTGAGAattttaaacagaataaaGCGCAAAATAGAAGCAACAGCGATTTACATGggaaatcattaatttattatgaaaactg tatttttgagGAAATCGATGAAGATCTTTTCAAGTTATCAAAAGATTATTCTCTTGCTCATTGTGTTGCTGAAGATTTACGAATGGGAGCGGGTATAGCTGttgaatttaa acGCATTTTTGGTGGTGTTGGTAAACTAATTGatcagaaattaaaaataggtgATGTTGGTATAGTTGAACGCCATAATCAATATGCTTTTTATttggtaacaaaaaaatttagtaatgGTAAAcctacaataaatacaatggaAAAAGTTCTTCGTTCACTTGTCATCATTatgaagaaattaaatttaacgaaaTTAGGAATACCCAAAATTGGCTGTGGATTGGATAAACTTGATTGGTCTGATACAAGATCTctcataattgatattttttctggATCTGGTATTGACATAACTGTATGTGTACCTTCTAAA TTAATAGATTCGAAAATACCACAGagattaaatgtttacattgcACCATGTAATTTATGGGAGATGATGGCCAAAACCATAATTGTCTTATTTATTGACTTAGAACAAGTATGCAAAAAGAATTGGAAAGACAGTGTAGTTGATAATGTGGACACTAAATATCCATTCaaacaaaa tttattaaaagacgttaaaaacaataaatttgacCCTGGTGCCATAACAAAATACACTGTTAATAACGAAgagataatttgtatatttattacgcAAAACGCATTATACAGTTCCTTAGAAGATGGATTCAGATCCATAGATAAagcgttaaaatattataagtttttggCTATTCAAAGTGGCCCTATTGAACCTactgataattttaaacatatatcatGGATAGTATTAATAGTACGTTCAATTAGTCACTCTTGTGAATTATGGTTATGTGGTGATGTCAGTCAAACAAatgtcatatattatgatcaatattgtaaaaatttgaacagATCTTCTATGAGTTATTCATTTCAATCAAGTTCTCCAAtacaaaacaacaacaaatatattagtaatcgTCATAGTTTAAACACGAAAGAAACAAGTAATCAAAAACAGATACATAATTCTATgtaa